The Sorangiineae bacterium MSr11367 genome window below encodes:
- a CDS encoding AgmX/PglI C-terminal domain-containing protein codes for MASLPRSGLAGWIAVYVAAVLVIWPLPLVVVAASSQVGGSLHFWQLFRNGGVYSYLCLGTHTITMILLGVLGASYIAGRRIPGWLLYIVALGPFFVGVAGTSVGHRATLTVLQEQAVRGFQATRIFAEGMAEARSSTILGNTMTAFALTLVALAALFRVASLDGRAIDLRKTRPSGAAMGMAGGVAVFGLLAGLGLRIALKEIHTLPGILVLLAAVAAAILAAFRAPLAALMDSDIVPTLLVLALSTSAAALFLASSGSSLGIASSLHAISGESVDPVQRGAILAQGVSGAGACWTIGFVDALLLFGALLVPVLFSGAVRRDRAPGALALSLAAWAVAILFPVGATVAYAHAFSRDLATYARPRNFEAIAGLKLPTARERWENADGAPALYITRDGQLAVDASGGYEPPVPANADVLQRAFRHADDHAALIVDAATTYAVLLRTLAPVLQAQSKDGGFRGYRLVLTPPSQERATRKLPAPWTGLTGDDHGAIDLQFERADAPQLTIVLEGASARALRPDGKGQIMPTGTTDADDQQRRNVFRALLRGDDRVTRLLVVPRDEDTMATVVRVLDSSHDLPRFLFSVTLGKAPRAAPPPEPPPSPPTNAANANAKPVEMHTGNIAVNGRLSAEAVQRVARQGYGRFRLCFDKGLADNPKLTGKVVVKFTIAADGAVSNASDAGSDLPNDAVVQCIVRSFSSLNFPQPEGGGTVTVIYPILFSASK; via the coding sequence ATGGCGTCCTTGCCTCGAAGTGGTCTGGCGGGCTGGATTGCGGTGTACGTCGCCGCGGTGCTCGTCATTTGGCCGCTGCCGCTGGTGGTGGTCGCCGCGAGCTCCCAGGTGGGCGGGTCGCTCCACTTCTGGCAGCTGTTTCGAAATGGGGGCGTCTATTCGTACCTCTGTCTGGGCACGCACACGATCACGATGATCCTGCTCGGTGTGCTCGGCGCCTCGTACATCGCGGGGCGCCGCATACCGGGCTGGCTCCTGTACATCGTGGCGCTCGGCCCCTTTTTCGTGGGCGTCGCGGGGACGTCCGTGGGCCATCGCGCGACGCTGACCGTGCTGCAGGAGCAGGCGGTCCGCGGCTTTCAAGCGACGCGCATCTTCGCCGAGGGCATGGCCGAAGCTCGCTCGAGCACCATCCTGGGCAACACCATGACTGCGTTCGCGCTTACCTTGGTGGCGCTCGCCGCGCTCTTTCGCGTGGCCTCCCTCGACGGGCGCGCGATCGATCTGCGCAAGACGCGTCCCTCGGGTGCGGCCATGGGCATGGCGGGCGGCGTCGCCGTGTTCGGGTTGCTCGCGGGCCTCGGACTGCGCATCGCCTTGAAGGAGATCCATACGCTGCCCGGCATCCTCGTCTTGCTCGCGGCGGTGGCTGCCGCCATTCTTGCCGCCTTCCGCGCGCCGCTCGCAGCCCTCATGGACAGCGACATCGTGCCGACACTGCTCGTTCTCGCGCTCTCGACCAGCGCCGCGGCGCTCTTTCTCGCGAGCAGCGGAAGCTCGTTGGGCATCGCATCGAGCCTGCACGCCATCTCGGGCGAATCGGTCGACCCGGTTCAACGTGGCGCCATTCTGGCCCAGGGCGTCTCGGGTGCCGGCGCCTGCTGGACCATCGGCTTCGTCGATGCGTTGCTCCTGTTCGGGGCGCTGCTCGTTCCCGTGTTGTTCTCGGGCGCCGTACGTCGCGACCGCGCGCCAGGTGCGTTGGCGCTCTCGCTCGCGGCGTGGGCCGTGGCCATCCTCTTCCCCGTCGGGGCCACGGTGGCGTACGCCCATGCCTTCTCGCGGGACCTCGCCACGTATGCGCGGCCGAGAAACTTCGAAGCCATCGCCGGCTTGAAGCTCCCCACCGCGCGCGAGCGCTGGGAAAACGCCGACGGAGCTCCTGCGCTTTACATCACGCGCGACGGGCAGCTCGCCGTCGATGCCTCCGGCGGCTACGAGCCCCCGGTTCCCGCCAATGCCGATGTCCTCCAGCGCGCGTTCCGGCATGCCGACGACCACGCCGCGTTGATCGTCGACGCCGCAACGACGTACGCCGTTCTCCTTCGGACCCTGGCGCCGGTGCTCCAGGCGCAAAGCAAAGATGGCGGTTTTCGCGGCTACCGGCTCGTGCTCACCCCTCCCTCGCAAGAGCGCGCGACACGAAAGCTCCCCGCCCCATGGACGGGGCTCACCGGCGACGACCACGGCGCGATCGACCTGCAATTCGAACGCGCGGATGCACCGCAGCTCACCATCGTGCTGGAGGGAGCGTCGGCCCGTGCGCTCCGCCCCGACGGAAAGGGCCAGATCATGCCCACGGGTACGACGGATGCGGACGACCAACAGCGCCGCAACGTCTTCCGCGCACTCCTTCGCGGTGACGATCGCGTGACACGCCTCCTCGTCGTGCCGCGCGACGAGGATACGATGGCCACCGTGGTGCGCGTGCTGGATTCGAGCCACGATCTTCCGCGCTTCCTCTTCTCCGTGACCTTGGGCAAAGCGCCGCGCGCGGCCCCTCCGCCCGAGCCTCCTCCATCGCCGCCCACCAATGCCGCGAACGCAAATGCGAAACCGGTGGAGATGCACACGGGCAACATCGCCGTGAACGGCCGCCTTTCCGCGGAGGCCGTCCAGCGCGTCGCCCGTCAGGGTTATGGCCGCTTTCGTCTCTGCTTCGACAAAGGCCTGGCCGACAATCCCAAGTTGACCGGCAAGGTCGTGGTCAAATTCACGATTGCCGCCGACGGGGCCGTGTCGAACGCCTCCGACGCTGGCTCGGACCTCCCCAACGACGCCGTCGTTCAATGCATCGTGCGCAGCTTCAGCAGTCTGAACTTTCCCCAGCCGGAGGGCGGCGGCACGGTCACCGTCATCTACCCGATCCTCTTCTCCGCATCGAAATAG
- a CDS encoding alpha-E domain-containing protein: MLSRVADAIYWMNRYIERMENVARFVDVNLHLALDFSDEDAQWEPLVRTTGDTELFAQRYGEPSRDNVLRFLTFDRDNPNSILSCLSKARENARSVREIISSEMWEQVNRAYLMVLDAGRGDAASDAPYEFFAAVKQAAHLFVGITYLTMSHNEGWHFGRMGRLLERADKTSRILDVKYFILLPSAGDVGTAVDELQWVALLRSASAFEMYRKKHGGISPSKVVDFLMLNPKFPRSVRYCLNKAERSLHAITGAPLGTWTNAAERELGRLTAELAYAETKEILGRGLHEYVDDLQQRLNHVSDAVHFTFFTMKPLAEEEELLRTMPLPPLSMARLPDPE; this comes from the coding sequence ATGCTGAGCCGCGTTGCCGATGCGATCTACTGGATGAATCGCTACATCGAGCGCATGGAGAACGTCGCGCGCTTCGTCGACGTGAACCTGCACCTGGCGCTCGACTTCTCCGATGAAGACGCGCAATGGGAGCCGCTGGTGCGCACCACCGGCGATACCGAGTTGTTCGCGCAGCGCTACGGGGAACCTTCGCGCGACAACGTTCTGCGTTTTCTGACCTTCGACCGAGACAATCCCAATTCGATTCTCTCGTGTTTGAGCAAGGCGCGGGAAAACGCGCGCTCGGTGCGCGAGATCATCTCGTCGGAGATGTGGGAGCAGGTCAATCGGGCCTATTTGATGGTGCTCGATGCCGGCCGCGGCGACGCCGCGAGCGACGCACCGTACGAGTTTTTCGCGGCCGTGAAGCAGGCGGCGCATCTGTTCGTGGGCATCACCTACCTCACGATGAGCCACAACGAGGGATGGCACTTCGGGCGCATGGGCAGATTGCTCGAGCGCGCCGACAAGACGTCGCGCATCCTCGACGTGAAGTACTTCATTCTGCTTCCGTCGGCGGGCGACGTCGGCACCGCCGTGGACGAGTTGCAGTGGGTGGCCCTGCTTCGCTCGGCCAGCGCCTTCGAGATGTACCGCAAGAAGCACGGCGGCATCTCGCCCTCGAAGGTCGTCGACTTTCTCATGCTGAATCCCAAGTTCCCGCGCTCGGTGCGTTACTGCCTCAACAAGGCCGAGCGCTCGTTGCATGCCATCACCGGCGCGCCGCTGGGCACGTGGACGAACGCCGCCGAGCGCGAACTGGGACGCCTCACCGCAGAACTGGCCTACGCCGAGACCAAAGAGATCCTCGGGCGCGGCCTCCACGAGTACGTCGACGACCTGCAACAGCGACTCAACCACGTCAGCGACGCGGTGCACTTCACGTTCTTCACGATGAAGCCCCTCGCGGAGGAAGAGGAGCTGCTGCGCACCATGCCGCTTCCCCCGCTCTCGATGGCGAGACTCCCGGACCCCGAGTGA
- a CDS encoding Coq4 family protein — MATIKGVRAFVTVVRDTSSLEPIFQLRESFTNPKMLTPMIADLKAQSAEARTAFRILRRLPPWNFAALDALPEGSLGRHFAEHVRAAGIDPAALPSLPAHDEFEYVAAHLYETHDLWHALTGFDIDVAGELGLQAFYLAQQRSALSLSILSAGMLNTAIYAMDDRVRRLDAISVGWGMGRYAKTLFGIDWESLLPESLEQVRARYRIVPVTQAFKQVKLAA; from the coding sequence ATGGCCACCATCAAGGGGGTTCGTGCGTTCGTGACCGTGGTCCGCGACACGAGCAGCCTGGAGCCGATTTTCCAGCTGCGTGAATCGTTCACGAATCCGAAAATGCTCACGCCGATGATTGCGGACTTGAAGGCGCAAAGCGCGGAAGCTCGGACCGCGTTTCGGATCCTGCGCAGGCTGCCGCCGTGGAACTTCGCCGCGCTCGACGCGCTTCCCGAGGGCTCGCTGGGACGCCACTTCGCCGAGCACGTGCGCGCGGCGGGCATCGATCCGGCGGCGCTGCCGTCGCTCCCGGCGCACGATGAATTCGAGTACGTGGCCGCGCATTTGTACGAGACGCACGACCTTTGGCACGCGCTGACGGGCTTCGACATCGATGTCGCGGGCGAGCTCGGTCTGCAGGCGTTCTATTTGGCGCAGCAGCGTTCGGCGCTATCTCTTTCGATCCTGTCCGCGGGAATGTTGAACACCGCGATTTATGCCATGGACGATCGGGTGCGGCGTCTGGACGCGATCAGTGTGGGGTGGGGAATGGGCCGGTACGCAAAAACGCTTTTCGGCATCGACTGGGAATCGCTACTTCCCGAGTCCCTCGAGCAGGTGCGCGCGCGTTACCGCATCGTGCCGGTGACTCAGGCGTTCAAGCAAGTGAAGCTGGCAGCCTAG
- a CDS encoding PLP-dependent cysteine synthase family protein yields MDEPVRSRRACTSWQYAAMAKLEADFNRSSDTHLLKIDLPHFEGVQLYLKDESTHITGSLKHRLARSLFLYGIANAWIQEGSTVIEASSGSTAISEAYFARLLGLPFVAVMTRGTSPEKIALIESYGARCHFVEDASQMHDSAERLAHECGGHFMDQFMYAERATDWRGNNNIAESIFEQLSREPHPVPRYIVCGAGTGGTSATIGRYIRYRSHRTELCVVDPEHSAYFEHYKSGDPNVTVVQGSGVEGIGRPRVEASFLPQIIDRMMKIPDAASYATVHFLRGILHRYLGASTGTNVWGALELMAEMHAAGETGSIVTLICDGGERYLQTYFDPAWLERNAIDLEPYRRRLQRFYEAGEWQPLAEQTMRYPL; encoded by the coding sequence ATGGACGAACCCGTACGATCGAGACGCGCCTGTACCAGCTGGCAGTATGCGGCGATGGCCAAACTGGAGGCCGATTTCAATCGGTCCTCGGACACCCACCTGCTGAAAATCGATCTGCCGCACTTCGAAGGCGTGCAGCTTTATCTGAAGGACGAGTCGACCCACATCACCGGGAGCCTCAAACATCGGCTGGCGCGCTCGCTGTTCCTCTATGGAATCGCCAACGCCTGGATCCAAGAGGGCAGCACGGTGATCGAAGCTTCGTCCGGAAGCACTGCGATCTCCGAGGCGTATTTCGCTCGGTTGCTCGGCCTGCCCTTCGTGGCGGTGATGACGCGGGGGACCTCGCCCGAAAAGATCGCCCTCATCGAGTCGTACGGTGCACGGTGTCATTTCGTGGAGGACGCGAGCCAGATGCATGATTCCGCCGAGCGGCTCGCGCACGAATGCGGCGGTCACTTCATGGATCAATTCATGTATGCCGAGCGGGCGACGGATTGGCGAGGGAACAACAACATTGCCGAATCCATTTTCGAGCAGCTCTCGCGCGAGCCGCACCCGGTGCCGCGCTACATCGTGTGCGGGGCGGGCACGGGCGGCACCTCGGCGACCATCGGGCGGTACATTCGCTACCGCTCCCATCGGACCGAGCTTTGCGTGGTCGATCCGGAGCACTCCGCGTATTTCGAGCACTACAAATCGGGCGATCCCAACGTGACCGTCGTGCAGGGCTCGGGGGTGGAGGGCATCGGTCGCCCGCGCGTCGAGGCGTCGTTCCTGCCGCAGATCATCGATCGCATGATGAAGATTCCCGACGCGGCCTCCTACGCGACGGTGCATTTTCTGCGTGGCATTCTGCACCGTTACCTCGGCGCTTCCACCGGGACGAACGTGTGGGGCGCGCTCGAATTGATGGCCGAGATGCACGCCGCGGGTGAAACCGGCTCGATCGTGACGCTCATTTGCGATGGTGGCGAGCGTTACCTGCAGACGTATTTCGACCCCGCATGGCTCGAACGCAACGCGATCGATCTGGAGCCGTACCGGCGCAGGCTGCAGCGCTTTTACGAAGCCGGAGAGTGGCAACCGCTGGCCGAGCAGACGATGAGATATCCGCTTTGA
- a CDS encoding circularly permuted type 2 ATP-grasp protein yields MRFDNYDAGGFYDEMFEAGDHPRPETTVLAKKLETLSPENLRTRQVAAERALLTRGITFNVYGNDAGQEKIMPFDIIPRVVPAGTWATIEKGLKQRVVALNKFVADVYGDQKILKDGVVPASLIASAAGYLPACKGIVPPHGIYCHIVGTDLVRDRDGQFYVLEDNLRCPSGVSYVLENRAVMKRTFPQVFNQSRVRPVDIYPGKLLQTLQHLSSASSPTVVVLTPGVHNSAYFEHSFLAQQMGVELVEGRDLVVHEGRVHMRTTKGFHRVDVIYRRIDDTFLDPQAFRPDSLLGVPGIMEVFRNGKVALANAPGNGVADDKVIYTYVPRMIEYYLGERAILPNVPTYRCEDARDRQHVLENIANLVVKAANESGGYGMLIGPKASAEEREEFKGRIQKNPREYIAQPVLGLSRVPTIIEDRIEGRHVDLRPYVLYGEDIFVLPGGLTRVALREGSLVVNSSQGGGSKDTWVISDESSHSAQQIQGAGHQSQTQTQSQSGTALQAGPGAQNGNH; encoded by the coding sequence GTGCGCTTCGATAACTACGACGCGGGCGGCTTCTACGACGAAATGTTCGAGGCTGGGGACCACCCACGGCCCGAAACGACGGTGCTAGCGAAGAAGCTAGAAACGTTGTCGCCAGAAAACCTACGTACGCGCCAAGTCGCGGCGGAGCGGGCGCTTTTGACGCGAGGCATTACCTTCAACGTGTACGGGAATGACGCGGGGCAAGAGAAGATCATGCCCTTCGACATCATTCCACGTGTGGTGCCCGCGGGAACGTGGGCCACCATCGAGAAGGGACTCAAACAGCGAGTCGTTGCGCTCAATAAGTTCGTGGCCGACGTGTATGGGGATCAGAAGATCCTCAAAGACGGCGTCGTTCCGGCCTCGCTGATTGCATCCGCCGCAGGCTACCTTCCTGCGTGCAAAGGTATCGTCCCGCCGCATGGCATCTACTGCCATATCGTGGGGACCGATCTGGTGCGCGATCGCGACGGGCAATTCTACGTGCTCGAGGACAATCTCCGCTGCCCCTCCGGCGTGTCGTACGTGCTGGAAAACCGCGCGGTGATGAAGAGGACCTTTCCGCAGGTCTTCAATCAATCGCGCGTCCGCCCGGTGGACATTTATCCGGGCAAGCTTCTGCAAACGCTGCAGCATTTGAGCAGCGCATCGTCGCCCACGGTGGTGGTGCTCACGCCGGGCGTGCACAATTCGGCGTACTTCGAGCACTCGTTCCTCGCGCAGCAGATGGGCGTCGAGCTGGTGGAGGGGCGCGATCTGGTGGTCCACGAGGGACGCGTGCACATGCGCACCACGAAGGGATTCCATCGGGTCGACGTCATCTACCGGCGCATCGACGATACGTTCCTCGACCCGCAGGCCTTCCGGCCGGATTCGCTCCTCGGTGTTCCCGGCATCATGGAGGTGTTCCGCAATGGCAAGGTGGCCTTGGCCAATGCACCGGGCAACGGTGTGGCGGACGACAAGGTCATCTACACGTACGTGCCGCGCATGATCGAGTACTACCTCGGTGAGCGCGCCATTCTGCCCAACGTGCCCACGTACCGCTGTGAAGATGCGCGCGACCGGCAGCACGTGCTGGAGAACATCGCGAACCTCGTGGTGAAGGCGGCCAACGAATCGGGCGGCTACGGCATGCTCATCGGGCCCAAGGCCAGCGCCGAGGAGCGTGAGGAGTTCAAGGGCCGCATCCAAAAGAACCCGCGCGAGTACATCGCACAGCCGGTGCTCGGTCTGTCGCGCGTGCCGACGATCATCGAGGACCGCATCGAGGGACGCCACGTCGACCTGCGGCCCTACGTGCTCTACGGCGAGGACATCTTCGTGCTGCCGGGCGGCCTCACCCGCGTGGCCTTGCGCGAGGGTTCGCTGGTGGTCAATTCGTCGCAAGGCGGCGGCAGCAAAGACACGTGGGTCATCTCCGACGAGAGCTCCCATTCTGCGCAGCAGATCCAGGGGGCTGGACACCAGTCGCAAACGCAAACGCAATCGCAATCAGGAACGGCCCTCCAAGCCGGGCCTGGGGCGCAGAACGGAAACCACTGA
- a CDS encoding CocE/NonD family hydrolase, which produces MNSRTIVSIACVAVAAGALGYAARQTGQGSAPGRENRFEMIHAMVPMRDGVKLETDIYVPKSNHAPLPMLFVRTPYGVRDAEPGAKSSIWDGLIADGYIFVEQNIRGRFKSEGTFVMLRPPRDKGDPKSIDEATDAYDTIEWLLHNVPNNNGRVGMHGGSYDAWTQVMALLEPHPALKAVNEAASPSDMFLNDDDHHNGAFRFAYSFEYVAMMEGDKDKKVEFQYDQYDTYAWFLDLGALSHVNERYFHGQKPSWNDYVEHPNRDEFWKRSAVGTYLERTTVPNLNVAGLWDQEDLVGPLEIYSRLEKNDASHINYVIVGPWNHGGWGDKTGRKLGAIDFGSDTAKEYRDIQRRWFAHWLHDRPLDLPEATVFETGSNRWKKLEAFPREAGIAKRPLYLHAGGKASFDPPAEDAAQGFDAYVSDPANPVPYRRRPIGPTFFDPEHPWRTWLVEDQRFVEGRPDVLTWQTEVLDRDITVEGDIVAELFASTSGTDSDWVVKLIDVYPEDKSWAKNDDAGAPEMRGYQLMIANDVFRARYRNSFEHPEPVPANEVVKYTIDLHPNAHAFQRGHRIMVQVQSTWFPLIDRNPQKYVDNIYKAQDPDFTKATQRIYRTRTASSSIVLPVLE; this is translated from the coding sequence TTGAATTCGCGAACCATCGTCAGCATCGCTTGTGTGGCCGTGGCCGCCGGTGCTCTGGGATACGCGGCGCGCCAAACAGGCCAGGGCAGTGCCCCGGGCCGGGAAAATCGTTTCGAAATGATCCACGCCATGGTGCCCATGCGCGATGGGGTCAAGTTGGAGACGGACATCTACGTTCCCAAGAGCAACCATGCACCGCTGCCCATGCTCTTCGTGCGCACCCCGTACGGCGTTCGCGACGCCGAGCCGGGGGCGAAAAGCAGCATTTGGGACGGGCTCATCGCCGACGGTTACATTTTCGTCGAGCAGAACATCCGAGGGCGCTTCAAGTCCGAGGGAACCTTCGTGATGCTCCGCCCGCCCCGCGACAAGGGCGATCCCAAGTCGATCGACGAAGCCACGGACGCCTACGATACGATCGAATGGCTCCTGCACAACGTGCCAAACAACAACGGCCGCGTGGGAATGCATGGCGGCTCGTACGATGCGTGGACCCAGGTGATGGCACTCCTCGAACCGCACCCGGCGCTGAAAGCGGTGAACGAGGCCGCCTCGCCGTCGGATATGTTCCTGAACGACGACGACCATCACAATGGTGCATTTCGCTTCGCGTATTCCTTCGAATACGTGGCCATGATGGAGGGGGACAAGGACAAAAAGGTCGAATTCCAATACGACCAATACGATACGTACGCTTGGTTCCTCGACCTGGGCGCGCTCTCGCACGTGAACGAGCGCTATTTTCATGGCCAGAAGCCTTCGTGGAACGACTACGTGGAGCACCCCAATCGGGACGAGTTCTGGAAGCGTTCCGCCGTGGGGACGTACCTTGAACGAACGACGGTGCCGAATCTCAACGTGGCCGGCTTGTGGGATCAGGAGGACCTCGTCGGTCCCCTGGAGATCTATTCAAGGCTCGAGAAAAACGACGCTTCGCACATCAATTACGTGATCGTGGGGCCGTGGAACCACGGCGGCTGGGGCGACAAGACCGGGCGCAAGCTGGGCGCCATCGATTTCGGGAGCGACACCGCCAAGGAGTACCGCGACATCCAGCGCCGATGGTTCGCCCACTGGCTGCACGACCGCCCGCTGGATCTCCCCGAGGCCACCGTGTTCGAGACGGGCTCGAACAGGTGGAAAAAGCTCGAGGCCTTCCCGCGGGAGGCGGGCATCGCGAAGCGGCCGCTTTACCTTCACGCCGGCGGGAAAGCCTCGTTCGACCCGCCCGCGGAAGATGCCGCGCAGGGATTCGACGCCTACGTCTCCGATCCGGCGAACCCGGTTCCATACCGACGCAGGCCCATCGGGCCGACCTTTTTCGACCCCGAGCATCCATGGCGTACGTGGCTCGTGGAAGATCAACGCTTCGTCGAAGGCCGGCCCGATGTGCTCACCTGGCAGACGGAGGTGCTCGATCGGGATATCACGGTGGAGGGCGACATCGTGGCGGAGTTGTTCGCGTCGACGTCCGGCACGGACAGCGATTGGGTGGTCAAGCTCATCGACGTCTACCCCGAAGACAAGTCGTGGGCGAAAAACGACGATGCCGGTGCGCCCGAAATGCGCGGCTACCAGCTCATGATCGCAAACGACGTTTTCCGTGCGCGTTACCGCAATAGCTTCGAGCACCCCGAGCCGGTGCCGGCCAACGAAGTCGTCAAATACACGATTGACCTCCACCCCAACGCCCACGCCTTCCAGCGCGGCCACCGCATCATGGTGCAAGTCCAGAGCACCTGGTTCCCCCTCATCGACCGCAACCCCCAAAAATACGTCGACAACATCTACAAAGCCCAAGACCCCGACTTCACCAAAGCCACCCAACGCATCTACCGCACCCGCACCGCCTCCTCGTCCATCGTGCTGCCCGTGCTCGAATAG
- a CDS encoding immunity 74 family protein encodes MTTVRIAGMSRGQILVRVGNRSLTIPGEGHLDVPGSPGWLIQASAIGGWDPPHENDPLDVAEKKKILAAVLRELDAQGTHYTVEGEVR; translated from the coding sequence ATGACCACCGTTCGAATCGCCGGCATGTCCCGGGGCCAAATCCTCGTCCGAGTGGGGAATCGCAGTTTGACGATTCCCGGCGAAGGGCACTTGGACGTGCCGGGATCACCGGGATGGCTCATTCAAGCCTCGGCCATCGGCGGATGGGATCCGCCCCACGAAAACGATCCGCTCGACGTCGCCGAAAAGAAGAAGATCCTCGCCGCAGTTCTCCGCGAACTCGACGCGCAGGGCACGCACTACACGGTCGAAGGCGAGGTGCGCTGA
- a CDS encoding Hint domain-containing protein, translating to MVPFARDLRSVFNRWKYPFILLATLFLVAIGYFFDGRHVSSGAMALAALEAAEDVQGMDVTSSCDPATHRCNGPGNCFVAGTPVATPSGDRSIESLEAGDVVLARNEADDTVSPRRIVRTFTRGAPSLVDVRIVTADGAAETIRSTPEHPYYTRDRGWVPAGDLFASEALLDRQGHELQVASVVPIAQSAMVYNLEVETDHTYFVGRTGVWVHNQCPVDPGDFSPGGGLPGGKGGKGGKGGKGGKGGKGGKDGKGGKDSGPGNNNGKDGKDGSGNGKDGKGGKDSGPGNNNGKGGKGGDGTRSPPPDNTKSPPGNGGNTKHPSGAVLGPDGKVVDATNIPLASPKDKTYFWSGFTDGVGGEDVAKKYAQQNGGNTLESTLEGKGLYKKPVDSPDNKMPAWGSPGSVKVWTDVSQNFAAGASGKVYVVLGENRRKGNIWDTEELGKLQKNPKVTEIIAINPKTGKETPYWKPGDPPGIPPGFESKTP from the coding sequence GGTTTTCAACCGTTGGAAGTATCCGTTCATCCTTTTGGCCACGCTGTTTCTGGTGGCTATCGGGTACTTCTTCGATGGTCGTCACGTCAGCAGTGGAGCCATGGCTCTCGCCGCGCTCGAAGCTGCAGAAGACGTGCAAGGCATGGATGTCACGAGTTCGTGCGATCCGGCAACACACCGGTGCAACGGGCCAGGCAACTGCTTCGTCGCGGGCACGCCCGTGGCAACGCCTTCCGGCGATCGTTCCATCGAGAGCCTCGAAGCGGGCGATGTCGTTCTCGCGCGCAACGAGGCGGATGACACGGTCTCACCGCGCCGCATCGTTCGCACGTTCACGCGGGGCGCACCGTCGTTGGTCGATGTGCGCATCGTCACGGCGGACGGGGCGGCGGAAACGATTCGCTCGACGCCCGAGCATCCGTATTACACGCGCGATCGCGGTTGGGTGCCGGCGGGAGATCTGTTTGCGAGCGAAGCGCTGCTCGATCGCCAAGGGCACGAGCTGCAGGTTGCGAGCGTCGTCCCCATTGCGCAGTCGGCGATGGTCTACAACCTCGAGGTCGAGACCGACCACACCTACTTCGTGGGCCGCACCGGCGTGTGGGTCCACAACCAGTGCCCCGTCGACCCGGGTGATTTTTCACCTGGCGGCGGACTGCCCGGGGGCAAAGGCGGTAAGGGGGGCAAAGGCGGTAAGGGTGGCAAGGGCGGTAAGGGGGGCAAAGACGGCAAAGGCGGCAAGGATAGTGGCCCGGGCAACAACAACGGGAAAGATGGCAAGGACGGCTCGGGCAACGGGAAAGACGGCAAGGGGGGCAAAGATAGTGGCCCGGGCAACAACAATGGGAAGGGCGGCAAAGGGGGTGACGGTACGAGGTCGCCTCCACCGGACAATACGAAGTCTCCTCCCGGGAACGGAGGCAACACGAAACACCCCTCGGGAGCCGTCTTGGGACCCGACGGAAAAGTGGTGGACGCGACGAACATCCCGCTCGCGAGCCCAAAGGACAAGACGTACTTTTGGTCGGGGTTCACCGACGGCGTCGGCGGTGAGGACGTCGCCAAGAAATATGCCCAACAGAACGGGGGGAACACGTTGGAGTCGACCCTCGAGGGGAAGGGCCTCTACAAAAAGCCCGTCGACAGTCCAGACAACAAGATGCCGGCATGGGGGTCGCCCGGCTCGGTAAAAGTTTGGACGGATGTGTCGCAGAACTTTGCTGCGGGGGCGTCCGGGAAGGTCTACGTCGTGCTCGGGGAAAACCGCCGGAAGGGCAACATTTGGGACACCGAAGAGCTCGGGAAGCTGCAGAAGAACCCCAAGGTGACGGAAATCATCGCCATCAATCCCAAGACGGGTAAAGAGACTCCCTACTGGAAGCCAGGGGATCCCCCCGGCATTCCGCCGGGATTCGAGAGCAAAACACCCTGA
- a CDS encoding TetR/AcrR family transcriptional regulator gives MQATVRVLAKVGYDRTSTNKVAEAAGVSVGSLYQYFPSKEALAVALAERYHERLFTVLFERLREVATLPIHDAVRAVIWAIVDAHRADPVVHRILSEQIPRIGKLGEILKDIEVRATPIVRQYLEARQREIRIKDLDAAAYVVVVTVQVLADRISHNKDPLELSRRVDATCELVSRYLVDDNAERKRS, from the coding sequence TTGCAGGCAACTGTTCGCGTTTTGGCCAAGGTCGGTTACGACCGCACGAGCACCAACAAGGTCGCCGAAGCCGCCGGCGTCAGCGTGGGCTCGCTGTATCAGTATTTTCCAAGCAAGGAGGCGCTCGCCGTGGCCCTGGCCGAGCGCTACCACGAGCGGCTCTTCACCGTGCTGTTCGAGCGCTTGCGCGAGGTGGCCACCTTGCCCATCCATGACGCGGTGCGCGCCGTCATCTGGGCCATCGTGGACGCGCACCGAGCCGATCCCGTGGTGCACCGCATCCTTTCCGAGCAGATCCCGCGCATCGGCAAGCTCGGCGAGATCCTCAAGGACATCGAGGTGCGTGCGACCCCCATCGTGCGGCAGTACCTCGAAGCGCGCCAACGCGAGATCCGCATCAAGGATCTCGATGCGGCCGCTTACGTCGTGGTCGTCACGGTGCAGGTTCTGGCCGACCGCATCTCCCACAACAAAGATCCGCTAGAGCTGTCACGTCGCGTCGATGCGACCTGCGAGCTTGTCAGCCGCTATCTCGTGGACGACAATGCCGAAAGGAAACGTTCCTGA